The following are from one region of the Paenibacillus sp. KS-LC4 genome:
- a CDS encoding beta-ketoacyl-[acyl-carrier-protein] synthase family protein, with amino-acid sequence MANTIKAVVTGIGCVTPIGAGVEQLWEGLVRGQSAVKEIERFVPQGLRSRIAAQIPDFQAEHYMDKKRAHRMDRYSQLAVASGAMALRDARLSPADLDADRAGVFMGSALGGIAYAEEQCSRYHNGGFRAVSPTLGFSVFGGAASCNLAMEFGMTGLNETNAMSCASGAVAIGRALQAIRRGEADVIMAGGSEAPLAPLSFGAFDMLRAMSTRNESPNAASRPFDRHRDGFVMGEGSAVLVIEAEHHARARGAKIYGELAGFGLTNDAHHMSAPLPCGTQAARALRQALTSADMAPEDINYVNAHGSSTLLNDVTESRVIRQVFGSHPVAVSGTKGLYGHPLGASGAIEAAITLLALRNSWLPPTTNLDEPDPEAQLDLVVNKARAVKSAAAVSNSYGFGGVNAVLAFRQY; translated from the coding sequence TTGGCTAATACGATAAAAGCAGTTGTAACGGGAATAGGCTGTGTAACGCCGATTGGCGCAGGCGTGGAGCAGCTATGGGAAGGTCTAGTGCGAGGGCAAAGCGCGGTGAAGGAAATTGAGCGTTTTGTACCGCAAGGGCTGCGCAGCCGAATTGCAGCGCAAATTCCGGATTTTCAGGCGGAGCATTATATGGATAAAAAGCGTGCGCATCGCATGGACCGCTACTCGCAGCTTGCGGTTGCCAGCGGCGCGATGGCGCTGCGCGACGCCAGGCTGAGTCCCGCCGATCTCGACGCGGATCGGGCAGGTGTGTTCATGGGCAGCGCACTGGGCGGCATCGCCTATGCGGAGGAGCAGTGCAGCCGCTATCATAATGGCGGCTTCCGTGCTGTCTCGCCGACGCTCGGATTTTCAGTCTTCGGCGGCGCAGCCTCGTGCAATCTTGCCATGGAATTTGGCATGACAGGTCTGAATGAGACGAACGCGATGTCCTGCGCGTCCGGTGCTGTCGCCATTGGCCGGGCGCTGCAAGCGATCCGCCGCGGCGAAGCGGACGTCATTATGGCGGGCGGCTCGGAGGCCCCGCTTGCTCCGCTTTCCTTCGGTGCCTTCGACATGCTGCGGGCGATGTCTACCCGCAATGAGTCGCCGAATGCGGCAAGCCGACCGTTCGACCGCCATCGCGACGGCTTCGTCATGGGCGAGGGCAGCGCCGTGCTCGTCATTGAAGCGGAGCATCATGCTAGGGCGCGTGGCGCGAAAATATATGGCGAGCTCGCAGGCTTCGGCCTGACCAATGATGCCCATCATATGAGCGCGCCGCTCCCATGCGGCACGCAGGCTGCACGCGCCTTGCGCCAAGCGCTGACGAGCGCAGATATGGCACCAGAGGACATTAACTACGTCAATGCACACGGTTCTTCGACGCTCCTTAATGATGTGACGGAATCGCGGGTCATTCGTCAAGTATTCGGCAGCCATCCCGTCGCCGTCAGCGGCACGAAGGGCTTGTATGGTCACCCGCTCGGCGCGTCAGGCGCGATTGAAGCAGCGATTACGCTGCTAGCGCTGCGCAACAGCTGGCTGCCGCCAACAACAAATTTAGACGAGCCGGACCCTGAGGCGCAGCTGGATTTGGTTGTTAATAAGGCGCGTGCGGTGAAATCCGCGGCGGCAGTGTCCAATTCCTACGGCTTCGGCGGAGTTAACGCCGTGCTTGCTTTTCGCCAATATTAA
- a CDS encoding SRPBCC family protein: MHTYNEITMRCELLTAFQYARKIENWPQLLPHYRQIQFRYGGSERGGLVKMAAVRPFKRFQWPVWWESEMIVNEEELIVGYRHVRGVTKGMEVEWRIVPAGEKVSVSIVHRWNSPPWTRRLFAGFIGNRFVYAIAERTLHGLKQQAEQAHIQQRESGGHIG; encoded by the coding sequence ATGCATACCTACAATGAGATAACGATGCGCTGTGAACTGCTGACAGCTTTTCAATATGCACGAAAAATCGAAAATTGGCCGCAGCTGCTTCCGCACTATCGCCAGATTCAGTTTCGCTATGGCGGCAGTGAACGGGGCGGTCTTGTGAAAATGGCTGCTGTACGGCCGTTCAAGCGGTTTCAGTGGCCGGTCTGGTGGGAAAGCGAAATGATCGTGAACGAGGAGGAGCTAATCGTTGGTTATCGTCATGTGCGTGGAGTGACGAAAGGGATGGAGGTCGAATGGCGCATCGTACCGGCTGGAGAGAAGGTGTCCGTATCCATTGTACATCGCTGGAACTCTCCTCCATGGACGCGCAGGCTTTTCGCTGGTTTTATCGGCAATCGGTTCGTTTATGCAATTGCGGAGAGAACATTGCATGGCTTGAAGCAGCAGGCAGAGCAGGCCCATATTCAACAAAGAGAGTCAGGTGGACACATTGGCTAA
- a CDS encoding NAD(P)/FAD-dependent oxidoreductase — MHDVIIVGAGPAGSVLAARLAAQGIKVLVLERESLPRRKPCGESLNPGAVAALARILPAGKFAAIRSSMEHSLIHGWRLTSGKAELLASFPAGQFGMACAREKLDYALALYAGEAGAHVIEQMRVQRLIWEHGRVAGVIAYSSAGQASQFRARLVVGADGIRSAVARCAGLSSFGPLRKTAFTARVSGVRDLQPRVELFTRRGIVVGLAPIGGGEANMTLAQLTGSECGSVGALAGRKEGRAAWLLSKVSELPELAERLQGADCTSEVLACGPFDRRVRATQQAGLLLIGDAAGYYDPLTGQGIYRALSSAELAAPLLVQALESGSQTPLAHFAQLQHSRFTPAIRLQKLIEWTSRHELLWQSALRGLGSLPAARSRLAALIGDCL; from the coding sequence ATGCATGATGTCATCATTGTTGGCGCAGGGCCAGCCGGCAGCGTACTGGCCGCACGCTTAGCTGCTCAGGGTATAAAGGTGCTGGTGCTGGAGCGTGAATCGCTTCCGCGGCGCAAGCCATGCGGCGAATCGCTTAATCCTGGCGCAGTCGCTGCGCTTGCGCGTATATTGCCTGCTGGAAAATTCGCGGCGATTCGCAGCAGCATGGAGCATTCGCTCATCCATGGCTGGCGGCTGACAAGCGGAAAGGCGGAGCTGCTGGCGTCTTTCCCCGCTGGCCAATTCGGAATGGCCTGCGCTCGTGAAAAGCTGGATTATGCGCTTGCGCTGTATGCTGGGGAGGCTGGTGCGCACGTAATAGAACAAATGAGGGTGCAGCGTCTTATTTGGGAGCATGGTCGTGTGGCGGGTGTTATCGCTTATTCATCAGCGGGGCAGGCCTCGCAATTTCGGGCGCGCCTCGTCGTTGGCGCGGACGGTATTCGCTCGGCAGTTGCTCGCTGCGCGGGGCTGAGCAGCTTCGGCCCGCTGCGCAAAACAGCATTCACGGCGCGGGTGAGCGGGGTGCGGGATTTGCAACCCCGCGTTGAGCTGTTTACGAGACGCGGCATCGTTGTAGGGCTTGCGCCAATTGGCGGCGGCGAGGCCAATATGACGCTCGCCCAGCTGACGGGAAGCGAGTGCGGGAGCGTGGGAGCGCTTGCTGGACGCAAGGAGGGGCGCGCTGCATGGCTGCTAAGCAAGGTAAGCGAGCTTCCCGAGCTGGCGGAGCGCTTGCAGGGAGCAGACTGCACCAGCGAAGTGCTCGCCTGCGGGCCGTTTGATCGCCGCGTAAGGGCAACGCAGCAGGCAGGTCTTCTCCTTATAGGCGATGCAGCGGGATATTATGATCCGCTGACAGGTCAGGGCATTTACCGCGCGCTCAGCAGCGCGGAGCTTGCAGCACCGCTGCTGGTGCAAGCACTGGAGAGCGGCAGCCAGACGCCTCTGGCTCACTTTGCGCAGCTTCAGCATAGCCGCTTTACACCAGCTATTCGGCTGCAAAAGCTGATCGAATGGACGAGCAGGCATGAGCTGCTGTGGCAATCTGCTTTGCGCGGACTTGGCTCGCTGCCTGCCGCCCGAAGCCGTTTGGCGGCATTAATCGGTGACTGCTTGTGA
- a CDS encoding methyltransferase domain-containing protein, with amino-acid sequence MKRLYAKEKLDEEELELEELERSLAEVWQVNRYLGGNPVLFKHLERLLRQTAIARRARELEQKLGYSNAWGQRAEEMQRSQGKQRGGRGRGHDEAGAAYGTGDRVKIRLLDVATGLADIPIALEKWCSSRGMAVEIVGVDIHPKMVELAAKRTAHQTAIQVLQADGTALPFEDNSFDIVFSNLALHHLDDGEASRMLGEIDRVARVGWVVTDLERHRLALLSARLLAKFIWRSPVTKHDGPMSVQRSYTAREAKELLAQAGVPAAVVHRHFPFRLALVRHA; translated from the coding sequence ATGAAGCGGCTGTATGCGAAGGAAAAGCTTGATGAGGAAGAGTTAGAGCTGGAGGAGCTTGAGAGGAGTCTTGCTGAGGTGTGGCAGGTCAACCGCTATTTGGGCGGCAATCCGGTGCTGTTCAAGCATTTGGAGCGGCTGCTCAGACAGACGGCAATTGCACGGCGGGCTCGCGAGCTGGAGCAGAAGCTTGGCTATAGCAATGCATGGGGGCAAAGGGCAGAGGAAATGCAGCGTTCGCAGGGCAAGCAGCGGGGAGGGAGGGGGCGAGGACACGACGAGGCAGGGGCAGCATATGGGACAGGCGACAGGGTGAAAATAAGGCTGCTCGATGTGGCGACGGGGCTTGCAGACATTCCGATTGCCTTGGAAAAATGGTGCAGCAGTCGCGGGATGGCAGTAGAAATTGTCGGCGTGGATATTCATCCTAAAATGGTGGAGCTTGCGGCAAAACGCACCGCTCATCAGACGGCGATACAAGTGCTGCAAGCCGATGGAACCGCTCTTCCCTTCGAGGATAACAGCTTTGACATCGTCTTCAGCAATTTGGCGCTGCATCATTTGGATGACGGGGAAGCGAGCCGTATGCTGGGGGAAATCGACAGGGTAGCACGGGTCGGCTGGGTCGTGACCGATTTGGAGCGGCATCGCTTAGCGCTGCTGTCCGCACGTTTGCTCGCCAAGTTCATCTGGCGCAGCCCGGTGACGAAGCATGATGGGCCAATGTCTGTCCAGCGCTCCTATACAGCGCGCGAAGCGAAGGAGCTGCTGGCACAGGCAGGAGTTCCCGCCGCTGTCGTGCATCGGCATTTTCCATTTCGCTTGGCGCTCGTGCGTCATGCATGA